A genomic stretch from Georgenia muralis includes:
- a CDS encoding YccF domain-containing protein: MSALLNVVWLLFGGLWLALGYVVFGIVACLFIVTIPFGVASFRMASYALWPFGRMVVAKPGAGAGSAVANVVWFVVAGVWLAIGHITTAAAQAVTIVGIPLALANLKMLPVTVVPFGKRIIPSDQYVPEGWVAVHRVQRGGR; encoded by the coding sequence ATGTCCGCTCTGCTCAACGTCGTCTGGCTCCTCTTCGGCGGTCTGTGGCTCGCCCTCGGCTACGTGGTGTTCGGGATCGTCGCGTGCCTCTTCATCGTCACCATCCCCTTCGGGGTGGCCTCCTTCCGGATGGCCTCGTACGCCCTGTGGCCGTTCGGCCGCATGGTGGTGGCCAAGCCGGGCGCCGGGGCGGGGTCGGCGGTGGCGAACGTCGTCTGGTTCGTCGTCGCCGGGGTGTGGCTGGCGATCGGGCACATCACGACCGCCGCCGCGCAGGCCGTGACGATCGTCGGCATCCCGCTGGCCCTGGCGAACCTCAAGATGCTGCCGGTCACGGTCGTGCCGTTCGGCAAGCGCATCATCCCCTCGGACCAGTACGTGCCCGAGGGCTGGGTGGCCGTGCACCGGGTGCAGCGCGGCGGCCGCTGA
- a CDS encoding dihydrofolate reductase family protein, translating into MRTLIMAGFVTLDGVIQAPGGPGEDTEGGFPFGGWQVPFADDELGTIVGDYFRSASALLLGRRTYDIFAAYWPGQAEAGDQFAASLGRMPKYVVSRTLTDATWENTTVLRGEAHDVVAELKQGGDGEILIQGSSRLLQHIHDLVDEYRLFTYPVVLGRGKRIFADGAPARTLRAVETRATAGGAVYTAWVPAGEVRTGSF; encoded by the coding sequence GTGCGCACGCTGATCATGGCCGGGTTCGTGACCCTCGACGGCGTCATACAGGCACCGGGCGGCCCGGGCGAGGACACCGAGGGCGGCTTCCCGTTCGGCGGGTGGCAGGTCCCGTTCGCCGACGACGAGCTCGGCACCATCGTCGGTGACTACTTCCGCTCGGCGTCCGCGCTCCTCCTGGGCCGCCGGACGTACGACATCTTCGCGGCGTACTGGCCCGGCCAGGCCGAGGCCGGTGACCAGTTCGCCGCATCACTGGGTCGGATGCCCAAGTACGTGGTCTCCCGGACGCTGACCGACGCGACGTGGGAGAACACCACGGTCCTGCGCGGTGAGGCCCACGACGTCGTCGCGGAGCTGAAGCAGGGCGGCGACGGCGAGATCCTCATCCAGGGCAGCAGCCGGCTCCTCCAGCACATCCACGACCTGGTCGACGAGTACCGCCTGTTCACCTACCCGGTGGTGCTGGGCCGCGGCAAGCGGATCTTCGCCGACGGGGCGCCCGCGCGGACGCTGCGGGCCGTCGAGACCCGCGCGACCGCGGGCGGCGCCGTGTACACCGCCTGGGTCCCTGCCGGCGAGGTCCGCACCGGCTCGTTCTGA
- the pepN gene encoding aminopeptidase N: MSAATQNLTRAEAQERSAHLRVATTQVHLDLAGDAETFGTTTTVTFEATTGATFLDFLGPVVERVVLNGAELDPAACFDGARIHLAPLAAENVVTVVARGAYSRSGEGLHRFVDPVDGQTYLYTQYEPADSRRVLATFEQPDLKSRFTFSVTAPAPWLVLSNQPAVGSEPVGDGLTRTTFAPTPPLSSYLTAVVAGPYHHVRDVWESPDGLRVPLGVLCRASLAPHLDADRVLTVTRQGLDFYHSAFAFPYPWGKYDQVFVPEYNLGAMENPGCVTFTERYVFRSAATRHQYQGRANTILHEMAHMWFGDLATPRWWDDLWLKESFADYMGSHASVAATEHTDAWVAFANRRKAWAYTQDQLPTTHPVVADIPDLEAAKQNFDGITYAKGAAVLKQLVAYVGVEAFFDGARRYFRDHAYAATTLADLLGALEAASGRNLGEWARLWLQTAGTAELRAQVEARDGRIERLTVHQRGTDPRTGSPVLRPHRLAVGLYGLADGVLVRTARYEVDVTGAVTEVAGAVGAPVPDLVVVNDDDLTYAKVVLDERSAATALAHVGAIPDAMPRSLVWSALWNATRDARLPAADYLTAVLAHGAAESDTAVLTGLTANARTAVERYVPAPRRRHERERLCAGAWEHLRAAAPGSDDQLIWARAFAAAVATVPAAAGRAREVLAGTVPGLPLDPELRWAMWQSLAATGCANRAELDAELARDATADGATRHLAALSALPEPQVRETALETLLLPGALTNDQVDATLEGYGQPLHPELTAPLTERYFAALRTLWAEHSIEIADRLVQGLYPGHQDAGDGDPADHPVAARTTRWLEDNADAPAALRRLVLEERDHLLRSLRAQRAGQDR; this comes from the coding sequence GTGAGCGCAGCGACCCAGAACCTGACCCGGGCCGAGGCGCAGGAGCGCTCGGCGCACCTGCGGGTGGCGACGACGCAGGTCCACCTCGACCTCGCCGGTGACGCCGAGACCTTCGGGACCACCACGACCGTGACCTTCGAGGCCACGACCGGCGCGACGTTCCTGGACTTCCTGGGCCCGGTCGTGGAGCGGGTGGTCCTCAACGGCGCCGAGCTCGACCCGGCCGCGTGCTTCGACGGCGCGCGCATCCACCTCGCACCGCTCGCGGCGGAGAACGTGGTCACCGTCGTCGCCCGCGGCGCCTACTCCCGTTCGGGCGAGGGGTTGCACCGCTTCGTCGACCCGGTCGACGGGCAGACCTACCTCTACACCCAGTACGAGCCGGCCGACTCCCGCCGGGTCCTGGCCACGTTCGAGCAGCCCGACCTCAAGTCCCGGTTCACCTTCTCGGTGACGGCGCCGGCCCCGTGGCTGGTCCTGTCGAACCAGCCGGCCGTGGGGTCCGAGCCGGTGGGGGACGGCCTGACGAGGACGACGTTCGCCCCCACCCCGCCGCTGTCGTCCTACCTCACCGCCGTCGTCGCCGGGCCCTACCACCACGTGCGCGACGTGTGGGAGTCCCCGGACGGCCTGCGCGTCCCGCTGGGCGTGCTGTGCCGCGCCTCCCTCGCCCCGCACCTCGACGCCGACCGGGTCCTCACCGTGACGAGGCAGGGCCTGGACTTCTACCACTCCGCGTTCGCCTTCCCGTACCCGTGGGGCAAGTACGACCAGGTCTTCGTCCCCGAGTACAACCTCGGCGCCATGGAGAACCCGGGGTGCGTGACGTTCACCGAGCGCTACGTCTTCCGCTCCGCCGCCACCCGTCACCAGTACCAGGGCCGGGCCAACACGATCCTGCACGAGATGGCCCACATGTGGTTCGGCGACCTCGCCACCCCGCGGTGGTGGGACGACCTGTGGCTCAAGGAGTCCTTCGCCGACTACATGGGCTCCCACGCCTCGGTCGCCGCCACCGAGCACACCGACGCGTGGGTGGCCTTCGCCAACCGGCGCAAGGCCTGGGCCTACACCCAGGACCAGCTCCCGACCACCCACCCCGTGGTGGCGGACATCCCGGACCTGGAGGCGGCCAAGCAGAACTTCGACGGCATCACCTACGCCAAGGGCGCCGCCGTCCTCAAGCAGCTCGTCGCCTACGTCGGGGTGGAGGCGTTCTTCGACGGCGCGCGCCGCTACTTCCGTGACCACGCCTACGCCGCGACGACGCTGGCGGACCTCCTCGGGGCGCTCGAGGCGGCGTCGGGCCGGAACCTGGGGGAGTGGGCGCGGCTGTGGCTGCAGACCGCCGGCACGGCGGAGCTGCGGGCGCAGGTCGAGGCCCGGGACGGCCGCATCGAGCGGCTCACGGTCCACCAGCGGGGCACGGACCCGCGCACCGGCTCACCGGTGCTGCGGCCGCACCGCCTCGCCGTGGGGCTCTACGGCCTGGCCGACGGCGTCCTCGTGCGGACCGCCCGGTACGAGGTCGACGTCACCGGCGCGGTGACGGAGGTGGCCGGGGCCGTGGGGGCGCCGGTACCGGACCTCGTGGTCGTCAACGACGACGACCTCACCTACGCCAAGGTCGTGCTGGACGAGCGGTCCGCCGCCACGGCGCTGGCCCACGTCGGTGCGATCCCCGACGCCATGCCCCGCTCGCTGGTCTGGTCGGCGCTGTGGAACGCCACCCGGGACGCCCGGCTGCCCGCCGCGGACTACCTCACCGCGGTCCTCGCCCACGGCGCGGCCGAGAGCGACACCGCTGTCCTCACCGGCCTCACGGCCAACGCCCGGACCGCCGTCGAGCGCTACGTCCCGGCCCCGCGCCGCCGCCACGAGCGGGAGCGCCTGTGCGCGGGCGCATGGGAGCACCTGCGTGCGGCGGCGCCCGGCTCGGACGACCAGCTCATCTGGGCGCGCGCCTTCGCCGCGGCCGTCGCCACGGTCCCGGCCGCCGCGGGGCGTGCTCGCGAGGTCCTCGCCGGGACCGTGCCCGGCCTGCCGCTCGACCCGGAGCTGCGGTGGGCGATGTGGCAGTCCCTGGCCGCGACCGGGTGCGCGAACCGTGCCGAGCTTGACGCCGAGCTGGCCCGCGACGCGACCGCCGACGGGGCCACCCGCCACCTCGCCGCGCTCTCCGCGCTGCCGGAACCGCAGGTGCGCGAGACGGCCCTCGAGACCCTGCTGCTCCCGGGCGCGCTGACGAACGACCAGGTGGACGCCACCCTGGAGGGGTACGGCCAGCCGCTCCACCCCGAGCTGACGGCGCCCCTGACCGAGCGGTACTTCGCCGCCCTGCGCACCCTCTGGGCCGAGCACAGCATCGAGATCGCCGACCGGCTCGTCCAGGGCCTCTACCCCGGCCACCAGGACGCCGGCGACGGCGACCCTGCCGACCACCCCGTGGCCGCGCGGACGACCCGGTGGCTCGAGGACAACGCCGACGCACCCGCCGCCCTGCGTCGCCTGGTGCTGGAGGAGCGCGACCACCTCCTGCGGTCGCTGCGCGCCCAGCGGGCGGGTCAGGACCGCTGA
- a CDS encoding S1C family serine protease, which produces MDAYSRVVTTVAAALAPSVLSVRVHGRRGGGAGSAVALSADGLLLTSAHVVEGVRGGGVVAADGEESPFDVVGTDRLSDLAVLRTRDGLSPPAVLGDADTLQVGQLVVAVGSPLGLAGSVTAGVVSALGRSLPVRTAYGAHSIDDVIQTDAALNPGNSGGALADSAARVVGVSTAVAGVGLGLAVPVNPTTRRILDELVRTGRVRRAWLGVGGVTAPVPPALAGRLGRRTGLHVREVVPGGPAAAAGIYLGDVVISAGGRPVSTAQDLQRLMLGTAVGRDLPVTVFRRGALVDVVATLAELAV; this is translated from the coding sequence ATGGACGCCTACTCCCGGGTGGTCACGACGGTCGCTGCGGCGCTCGCGCCGTCGGTGCTGTCCGTGCGGGTGCACGGCCGCCGCGGCGGCGGCGCCGGCTCCGCCGTGGCGCTCTCCGCCGACGGCCTGCTGCTCACCAGCGCCCACGTGGTCGAGGGTGTCCGTGGCGGCGGGGTCGTCGCGGCCGACGGCGAGGAGTCGCCCTTCGACGTCGTCGGCACCGACCGGCTCTCGGACCTGGCGGTCCTGCGCACCCGGGACGGCCTCTCGCCGCCGGCGGTGCTCGGGGACGCCGACACGCTGCAGGTGGGCCAGCTCGTCGTCGCGGTCGGTAGCCCGCTCGGCCTCGCCGGGTCGGTCACCGCCGGTGTCGTCAGTGCGCTCGGCCGCTCCCTGCCGGTCCGCACCGCCTACGGCGCCCACTCCATCGACGACGTCATCCAGACCGACGCCGCGCTCAACCCCGGCAACAGCGGCGGGGCGCTGGCGGACTCCGCCGCGCGGGTGGTGGGGGTCAGCACGGCGGTCGCCGGCGTGGGGCTCGGCCTCGCCGTGCCGGTCAACCCCACGACGCGGCGGATCCTCGACGAGCTCGTCCGCACCGGCCGGGTGCGCCGGGCCTGGCTCGGCGTCGGCGGGGTCACCGCGCCGGTACCGCCCGCTCTCGCCGGCCGGCTGGGCCGGCGCACCGGCCTGCACGTGCGGGAGGTGGTCCCCGGCGGTCCGGCCGCCGCCGCGGGCATCTACCTGGGCGACGTCGTCATCAGCGCGGGCGGGCGGCCCGTCAGCACCGCCCAGGACCTTCAGCGACTCATGCTCGGCACCGCGGTGGGCCGGGACCTGCCGGTGACCGTCTTCCGGCGCGGCGCCCTGGTCGACGTCGTGGCCACCCTGGCCGAGCTCGCCGTCTGA